The proteins below come from a single uncultured Carboxylicivirga sp. genomic window:
- a CDS encoding NAD(P)H-dependent oxidoreductase has translation MKHLIIYAHPSKRSFSFQLKDALKAESERRGWSATIRDLYEMEFDPVLWPSDLDKMKNGKTEEYILKEQQLVKDADIISVVYPLWWAGFPAILKGYIDKILAYGFAYKAGKNGIEGLLANKKVYLYTSMGNTVEEYEEKGLIEAFRKIQGGEIFEFCGMEVKHQEFFPQIPSASNEEIEKHLQIALSTFEPINKTVS, from the coding sequence ATGAAACATTTAATTATATATGCTCATCCTTCAAAAAGAAGCTTTAGTTTTCAATTGAAAGATGCATTAAAAGCCGAAAGCGAAAGGCGAGGATGGAGTGCAACTATTCGTGATTTATACGAAATGGAATTCGATCCTGTTTTATGGCCTTCAGATTTAGATAAAATGAAAAACGGTAAAACAGAAGAATATATTTTAAAAGAACAACAACTAGTTAAAGATGCTGACATTATAAGTGTTGTATATCCTCTTTGGTGGGCTGGTTTTCCGGCCATTTTAAAAGGTTATATAGATAAAATTCTGGCATATGGCTTTGCTTATAAAGCAGGTAAAAATGGAATAGAAGGTTTATTGGCCAATAAAAAAGTATATCTGTACACGTCTATGGGAAATACTGTTGAAGAATACGAAGAAAAAGGATTAATTGAAGCTTTTAGAAAAATACAAGGTGGCGAGATTTTTGAGTTTTGTGGTATGGAAGTGAAGCATCAGGAGTTTTTTCCTCAAATTCCATCGGCATCAAACGAAGAAATTGAAAAACATTTACAAATTGCTCTTTCAACCTTTGAGCCCATCAACAAAACCGTATCCTAA
- the ffh gene encoding signal recognition particle protein, which translates to MFENLSERLEKSFKLLKGESKITELNIAETLKDIRRALLDADVNYKTAKQFTETVKDKAMGQNVLSAVKPGEMMVKLVHDELALLMGGDQVDINLKGNPAIILIAGLQGSGKTTFTGKLSNLLKTKKGKNPLLVAGDVYRPAAINQLQVLGEQIGATVYTEEGCKDPVKLATDGIKEAKKGGHDVVIIDTAGRLAIDEEMMNEIAAVKKATTPDEILFVVDSMTGQDAVNTAKEFNDRLDFDGVVLTKLDGDTRGGAALSIRSVVDKPIKYVGTGEKMEALDVFHPSRMADRILGMGDIVSLVERAQEQFDEEEARKLQKKIAKNQFNFDDFLNQIQQIKKMGNLKDLAGMIPGMGKMLKNVDIDDDAFKGIEAIIRSMTPLEREQPGVIDGSRKKRIAAGSGTSIQEVNRLIKQFDDTRKVMKMMTTGNKMGKMMGKMPMGRRR; encoded by the coding sequence ATGTTTGAAAATCTTAGCGAAAGGCTTGAAAAGTCGTTTAAACTTCTAAAAGGTGAAAGCAAAATCACCGAACTGAATATTGCAGAGACATTAAAAGATATCCGTCGTGCATTATTAGATGCCGATGTTAACTATAAAACCGCCAAACAGTTTACCGAAACCGTTAAAGATAAAGCCATGGGCCAAAACGTGCTTTCTGCCGTTAAGCCAGGTGAGATGATGGTTAAACTGGTTCACGATGAATTGGCGCTTTTAATGGGTGGCGATCAGGTTGATATTAACTTGAAAGGTAATCCTGCTATTATCTTGATTGCAGGTCTGCAAGGATCTGGTAAAACAACTTTCACCGGTAAACTGTCTAACCTATTAAAAACCAAGAAAGGTAAAAACCCTTTATTGGTAGCTGGTGACGTTTATCGTCCTGCTGCGATTAATCAGTTGCAGGTATTAGGTGAACAAATTGGTGCTACTGTTTATACTGAAGAAGGATGTAAAGATCCGGTTAAATTGGCTACCGACGGTATTAAAGAAGCGAAAAAAGGAGGTCATGATGTTGTAATCATTGATACAGCTGGTCGTTTGGCAATCGATGAGGAGATGATGAACGAGATTGCTGCAGTTAAGAAAGCGACAACTCCTGATGAGATTCTTTTTGTGGTTGACTCCATGACCGGTCAGGATGCGGTAAATACTGCCAAAGAATTTAACGATCGATTAGATTTTGATGGCGTTGTTCTTACCAAATTAGATGGTGATACACGTGGTGGTGCTGCATTATCTATCCGTAGTGTAGTTGATAAGCCAATTAAATACGTTGGTACTGGCGAAAAAATGGAAGCACTAGATGTATTCCACCCAAGCCGTATGGCCGACCGTATTTTGGGCATGGGGGATATTGTTTCACTTGTTGAACGTGCCCAGGAGCAATTTGATGAAGAAGAAGCTCGTAAGCTTCAAAAGAAAATTGCTAAGAACCAGTTTAACTTCGACGATTTCTTAAATCAGATACAGCAAATCAAGAAGATGGGTAATCTTAAAGATTTAGCTGGTATGATTCCTGGAATGGGTAAGATGCTTAAAAATGTAGATATTGATGACGATGCATTTAAAGGTATTGAAGCAATTATTCGTTCTATGACTCCATTAGAACGAGAACAACCCGGAGTAATCGATGGAAGTCGTAAAAAGAGGATTGCTGCAGGATCAGGAACTTCTATTCAGGAAGTAAACAGGTTAATAAAACAATTCGATGATACCCGTAAGGTGATGAAAATGATGACCACCGGAAATAAAATGGGTAAGATGATGGGCAAAATGCCGATGGGACGACGTCGATAA